One genomic segment of Bombus vancouverensis nearcticus chromosome 11, iyBomVanc1_principal, whole genome shotgun sequence includes these proteins:
- the Piezo gene encoding piezo type mechanosensitive ion channel component isoform X4, producing the protein MSKYWLNVALLRVVLPLVLTGCIIWRPVGLSLVYLALMLYSPHVPVPDAKTMAGHTGHYLKTCIGLSFLTTVSQLTFHIVLLALPAYGHFLHNCESMEMIFRHIGFVRLDSASAWEIFFWLTPELIVLPTSIVVYLICRFLSRKNVTDEEDDASLHRNAEAAKKSADSTAKIINFLGRIGTYVVLASLCITAALKPSVEGGFYFLVFLGAATWWACNKELRKGFAILCRIVMVVVILHILALLSYQNQVPQELIPVNSTWQRYFALSPVYQTNCTDPRDVEYTTDADWLIYGYFLRLFWLYYVLALQSQFLSKKPAKKVKRLSGKLENLDTPLSRHVSIRRRTPSQRWQSARRKARLMRFGSGRTGLLQDSTGSVIVQDGHQDDNIQMQSLSEATPDEQSGIIEHIIMAVYSIFQLIINSSYLATNIIMMTWSIMYHSWTTFALLLWALILWMVPNKRASMMKCSPFIVTYAMLLLLVQYIYSMDLTEEELPTKINGISVSEIGFSKSEQLSRWHLVVKCLFISMFWITMRQYTAERTRQRRSSALRDMVAPLHVSVSTATAAMNHEAPEIKSKFMKDVGILLKKLLTKFWIAVVAIMLFISGITGERMTVFRIIYMSLFLVLIITFQISWTVWRKMMYTFWITVIGYSVIMLILVYTYQFHNFPEYWNYLHIDEDLQKDIGLEIYETKDLFVRLLTPTFFVIITVLQIHYFHKDFLEVTDIEKFGTEESPRVERSSLGHSPILTMPPSSPGEVFLVEEEKEHIYSLKQLKEMSKLERLQLFHKVIQQFLNFYNYTWLFLEIHMQKIIFVSVMIFCVNDVCAINFVFVLILVIMINSRRNVQICTANTIAAIIAILMVVKMLYQIQYIDHNNWNINCTKFPSENQTQYGSNNTMYNIAEWFGIKKGEPGHLAELLKGYIGILVVTTLRKIIRIRQCFYRKAHSEPLDTPQVMFPSITREDADKGVPQCLKFLFNYGFYKFGVEFCLIGIVALIGTRLDFYSVLYSIWLLLFFSLKRKAISRIWPFFKFFGIILLPIQYSFVVAPPSWFCIEYPWSESKTLRGLQEWMYLPDPDFPPNARKLMCDFILLMMVVRQSLVFQIEERSTATNREFPAGHNYSVYENMEKPNFVNPVKDYVSHIHCWLDIIKRGVLISLMWVTLSIMFLAGTERTNLFSLGYLIGAFVFLWQGSDFYLRPVKTILKWWNLLIGYNVVVIFSKALLQGVGCVLIEQLQVLACPLIQLFGITCLRKFRSSVSDIVLEKLDCEVPQEDIGMVWDGLCFGFLLLQKRLFKSYYFFHIVDETKAMSILASRGAELLEELHQKRIEIQENVEKNVLQKLKFKMDKIKANQRKIQGPSYREPQIHAVAVRSGDYYMFDDLDDDDVTDLIPDTESEKQEAEKRHEVEKRGRRMTISELMNTLIKTDIEIATHVAMYGGTEKDALRLRRRSVPLTRKKSSMSYLSARSETDTAVATDAADKTSLASADTETGEKDAAAAERDKTPVPTDDEYGEDKPDEKEETQEDEQKVSIATYFKFIIVMINSTLTSMTKYLNRFSRDYRYIRKVLTKEKKVLKTKPDFRMGMRLGITQIWQPIPLMKQGSTNGNAEESYDAGEGPTQPRPQEESSLFSEISPVQHDDEGGALSEVDQPPIIQLLASIWFGILAHSCLLCYFMVFLHQIKNASVLSTPLPLMVFCWGSLTIPRPSKTFWITLIAYTEAIVIVKCIFQLEVLPWNRDAAPNNPLFTPRIMGVERKHNYALWDLLLLLMVFFHRFMLKSLGQWTSPSLKPRKIIPSTLTVVPAKPPPPENRGQGESVSLQEEEGSSTVRTPKGATLNLRAAGEGENAQTTNEYEKLVAVQGEEISPTNEEFNKAMNMTVNKYKEPMKDFFQKILSPVSKEKTNVYAYMFLCDFFNFLLLIFGFSAFGTQQGDGGVTAYLQENRVPMPFLLMLLLQFALIVIDRALFLKKSIVGKLIFHYFLIFGVHIWMFFILPSVTERQFNERLPPQIWYMVKCFYLLLAAYQLRQGYPTRILGNFLCKKYSIVNYVLFKVFMLVPFLFELRAVMDWIWTDTSMTIMDWFKMEDIFANIYQIKCMRGVETDFPQPRGVKKQQMSKYLVGGGALFFMIGLIWFPLLLFALGGTVGVSNLPYDVSMKIRIGPYEPIYSMSAQSSSIIEYDETDFTRFSNLYARDRPAVTFLENYIHSDVAAVRLSGFSRKLWSISPPDLDRLITELEDNSTTVVIHVEWTVSRKTDAKDASGITTQVRDIKLPPYENNEFNPVRRTLANMLSSNDSTVHNGTITLQYAFPKFLKVTGRTTDVVPQLMRMPKWLDDNVEEEDENHLYRDVSLHLSTDADCCARQKWWIVKEVCNDTLYDQLLKRVPLNDCKYIMMFLFNDKTFPEGLSFISGFGILGLYTTAVIVISQMMRKIVSDMAPKIMFDDLPYVDRILRLCLDIYLVRESGELCLEEDLFAKLIFLYRSPETLIRWTRPPEEGERTDNEDQDDVDEDVVAPRGESRDVSRRE; encoded by the exons ATGTCCAAGTATTGGCTGAACGTGGCCCTCCTCAGGGTTGTGCTGCCGCTTGTCTTGACAGGAT GTATAATATGGCGACCTGTAGGATTGTCTCTGGTTTACTTGGCTCTGATGCTATACTCGCCCCATGTGCCGGTACCAGACGCGAAAACAATGGCTGGCCACACAGGGCACTATTTAAAAACTTGCATCGGCCTGTCTTTTCTCACAACAGTCAGCCAACTCACTTTTCACATAGTTCTATTAGCTCTACCTGCTTATGGTCACTTCCTTCACAATT GCGAATCGATGGAAATGATCTTCAGGCACATAGGTTTTGTAAGACTAGATAGCGCTTCTGCCTGGGAGATCTTCTTCTGGTTGACGCCAGAATTAATCGTCTTACCCACTAGTATAGTGGTGTATCTCATATGTCGGTTTCTATCACGAAAGAACGTTACCGACGAGGAAGATGATGCATCGTTACATCGAAACGCCGAGGCTGCGAAGAAAAGCGCTGACAGCACCGCCAAG ATCATCAACTTCCTAGGACGAATCGGGACCTACGTAGTTCTAGCGTCATTGTGCATCACAGCAGCCCTGAAACCATCAGTTGAAGGTGGTTTCTATTTCCTTGTCTTCCTGGGAGCCGCAACTTGGTGGGCATGTAACAAAGAGCTCCGAAAGGGCTTTGCTATATTATGCAGGATTGTGATGGTCGTTGTGATCCTTCACATCCTGGCTTTGCTCAGCTACCAGAATCAAGTGCCTCAGGAGCTAATACCCGTAAATAGCACCTGGCAGCGTTATTTCGCATTGTCTCCAGTTTACCAAACGAATTGCACTGACCCAAGAGACGTGGAGTACACGACCGATGCCGATTGGTTAATTTATGGCTACTTCTTAAGGCTATTTTGGCTTTATTATGTTCTGGCGTTGCAGTCACAGTTCTTGAGCAAAAAGCCG GCAAAGAAAGTGAAACGTTTGAGCGGAAAGCTGGAGAATCTGGACACTCCATTGTCCAGGCACGTTTCCATCAGGAGAAGAACTCCATCTCAGAGATGGCAATCAGCGCGACGAAAGGCTCGC TTGATGCGATTTGGATCCGGGAGAACGGGGCTACTGCAAGATTCGACCGGAAGTGTCATTGTCCAGGATGGTCATCAGGATGACAACATTCAGATGCAAAGTCTCAGTGAAG CTACTCCAGACGAGCAATCCGGAATCATCGAACATATCATTATGGCTGTATATTCCATCTTCCAATTGATAATCAATTCATCCTATCTTGCTACGAATATCATAATGATG ACTTGGAGTATAATGTACCACAGTTGGACAACGTTTGCGCTGTTATTATGGGCCTTGATTCTCTGGATGGTGCCTAATAAACGCGCTTCCATGATGAAATGCTCGCCGTTTATCGTTACCTATGCAATGCTTTTGCTTCTCGTTCAATACATTTATAGCATGGATCTGACAGAAGAAGAGCTGCCAACGAAGATAAACGGGATAAGTGTGTCAGAGATTGGTTTCAGCAAATCTGAACAACTTAGCCGATGGCATTTAGTCGTCaaa TGTCTGTTCATATCTATGTTCTGGATAACTATGAGACAATATACCGCTGAAAGAACCAGACAAAGACGTTCTTCAGCGTTGAGAGACATGGTAGCGCCGTTACATGTCTCTGTGTCGACAGCTACCGCGGCGATGAATCACGAAGCGCCGGAAATCAAAAGCAAGTTCATGAAAGATGTTGGCAtacttttgaaaaaattattaaccAAATTTTGGATCGCTGTAGTGGCTATTATGCTATTCATCTCTGGAATCACCGGCGAACGTATGACCGTCTTCAGGATCATTTATATGTCCCTGTTCTTAGTTTTAATCATCACTTTCCAG ATATCATGGACAGTATGGAGGAAGATGATGTATACATTCTGGATTACAGTCATTGGTTACTCCGTAATCATGCTGATTCTCGTGTACACTTACCAATTTCATAATTTCCCGGAATATTGGAACTATCTACATATTGATGAGGACTTGCAGAAGGACATTGGTTTAGAAATATATGAGACCAAGGATCTATTTGTTAGGTTACTGACGCCAACGTTCTTCGTAATTATCACTGTCCTCCAGATTCATTATTTCCATAAAGATTTCTTGGAAGTGACCGATATCGAGAAATTCGG aacTGAAGAGAGTCCTCGAGTCGAACGATCGAGTCTTGGCCATTCACCGATTTTAACCATGCCACCATCTTCACCGGGAGAAGTTTTCCTTgttgaagaagagaaagaacatATATACTCCTTAAAACAGCTAAAAG aaATGTCGAAACTGGAGCGGCTACAGTTATTTCATAAAGTAATACAGcaattcttaaatttttataattatacttGGCTCTTCCTTGAAATTCACATGCAAAAGATCATTTTCGTTTCTGTGATGATTTTCTGTGTCAACGAT gTCTGTGCTATTAATTTCGTATTCGTCTTGATACTAGTTATCATGATCAATTCTCGAAGAAATGTTCAAATATGTACTGCCAACACGATCGCCGCGATAATTGCCATTCTGATGGTCGTGAAGATGCTATATCAAATCCAGTATATCGATCACAATAACTGGAATATTAATTGCacg AAATTTCCATCTGAAAATCAAACTCAGTATGGCAGCAATAACACGATGTATAATATCGCAGAGTGGTTTGGAATAAAAAAAGGAGAGCCAGGACACTTGGCAGAATTATTGAAGGGTTACATAGGAATCTTAGTGGTGACTACTCTCAGAAAAATCATCAGAATTCGACAGTGTTTCTATAGAAAAGCACATAGCGAACCTTTGGATACTCCTCAAGTTATGTTCCCTTCTATCACCAGAGAAGACGCTGACAAAGGAGTGCCACAGTGCTTGAAATTCCTTTTCAATTATGGATTCTATAAGTTTGGCGTTGAATTCTGTTTGATAGGAATAGTGGCACTCATTGGAACCAGATTGGATTTCTATTCTGTCCTTTATAGCATTTGGCTTTTACTATTCTTCTCTCTGAAAAGAAAAGCAATATCCAGAATTTGGCCTTTCTTCAAGTTCTTTGGTATAATTTTACTACCTATTCAGTATTCTTTCGTCGTGGCTCCACCATCTTGGTTTTGTATAg AGTATCCATGGAGTGAATCCAAAACTTTGAGGGGTTTGCAAGAGTGGATGTATTTACCTGATCCTGACTTTCCACCAAACGCTAGAAAATTAATGT gTGATTTTATTCTGCTAATGATGGTCGTCAGACAAAGTCTCGTCTTCCAAATCGAAGAAAGAAGCACAGCGACTAACAGAGAATTTCCAGCTGGTCATAATTATTCCGTCTACGAAAATATGGAGAAACCAAATTTCGTCAATCCTGTGAAAGATTACGTGTCACATATCCACTGTTGGTTAGACATAATTAAACGAGGCGTATTAATAAGTCTCATGTGGGTCACTTTGTCGATCATGTTCCTGGCTGGAACAGAAAGGACCAATCTCTTCTCGTTGGGttatttaattggcgcattcgTGTTCCTCTGGCAAGGAAGTGACTTTTACTTGAGACCAGTGAAAACCATCTTAAAATGGTGGAATCTTCTAATCGGTTACAATGTGGTCGTCATATTTTCCAAGGCTTTGCTTCAGGGTGTAGGTTGCGTGCTGATAGAACAG cTGCAAGTGTTAGCATGTCCACTGATTCAGCTATTCGGTATAACTTGTCTAAGAAAATTCCGAAGTTCAGTGAGCGACATAGTTCTTGAAAAATTGGATTGCGAGGTGCCACAAGAAGATATCGGCATGGTCTGGGATGGTCTATGCTTTGGTTTCCTGTTACTCCAGAAACGACTGTTCAAGAGTTATTACTTCTTCCATATAGTAGATGAAACGAAAGCTATGAGCATCCTAGCGTCTAGAGGGGCGGAGTTATTAGAAGAACTGCACCAGAAGCGCATCGAAATTCAAGAAAACGTTGAGAAGAACGTGTTGCAGAAGTTGAAGTTTAAAATGGATAAAATCAAAGCTAACCAGAGAAAAATACAAGGACCTAGTTACAGGGAACCGCAGATACACGCAGTTG CTGTCAGATCAGGCGATTACTACATGTTCGACGACCTGGACGACGACGACGTGACCGATCTGATCCCGGACACTGAATCCGAAAAACAAGAAGCGGAGAAACGTCACGAAGTTGAAAAACGCGGCAGAAGAATGACCATTTCCGAG CTGATGAACACGCTGATTAAGACAGACATTGAGATCGCGACACACGTCGCCATGTACGGAGGGACTGAAAAGGACGCGCTGAGACTACGTCGTCGGAGTGTGCCTTTAACAAGGAAGAAATCATCTATGTCGTATCTCAGTGCACGTTCCGAGACCGACACTGCAGTGGCCACCGAT GCCGCTGACAAAACAAGTCTCGCGTCGGCGGATACGGAAACCGGTGAAAAAGATGCGGCCGCGGCAGAACGTGATAAAACACCAGTGCCAACAGACGACGAATATGGAGAAGATAAACCAGATGAAAAGGAGGAGACACAGGAGGATGAGCAAAAAGTATCAATTGCTACGTACTTCAAATTCATTATAGTGATGATTAATAGCACCCTGACGTCGATGACCAAATACTTGAACAGATTTTCGCGTGACTATAGATACATTCGCAAGGTtttaacgaaagaaaagaaagtattAAAG ACAAAACCAGATTTCCGGATGGGAATGCGATTAGGAATCACTCAAATATGGCAGCCAATTCCTCTGATGAAACAAGG ATCGACTAATGGAAATGCCGAGGAATCTTACGATGCTGGCGAGGGACCTACCCAACCACGACCGCAGGAAGAAAG CTCACTATTCTCCGAAATCTCACCTGTCCAACACGATGACGAAGGTGGTGCACTGTCTGAAGTCGATCAACCACCGATAATCCAATTATTGGCATCTATTTGGTTTGGAATCCTGGCACATTCGTGTTTACTTTGTTACTTCATGGTGTTCCTTCATCAGATTAAAAATGCATCCGTCCTTTCCACGCCTTTGCCTCTCATGGTATTCTGCTGGGGTTCGTTAACCATTCCACGACCCTCGAAAACATTTTGGATAACGTTGATCGCGTACACCgag GCAATTGTGATAGTAAAATGCATTTTCCAATTAGAAGTATTGCCCTGGAATCGAGATGCTGCACCGAATAATCCTCTATTTACTCCTAGAATTATGGGGGTTGAACGCAAACATAATTATGCTTTGTGGGATCTATTGTTGCTTCTCATGGTGTTCTTTCATAG ATTTATGCTGAAATCATTAGGGCAATGGACGTCCCCATCCCTAAAACCAAGAAAAATTATTCCTTCCACTTTAACTGTAGTTCCGGCCAAGCCTCCACCGCCAGAAAATAGAGGTCAAGGAGAATCTGTATCGCTACAAGAAGAAGAAGG CAGTAGTACCGTAAGAACACCTAAAGGAGCAACTTTGAATCTTCGCGCAGCAGGGGAGGGTGAAAATGCGCAAACCACAAATGAATATGAAAAATTAGTGGCCGTTCAAGGAGAAGAAATCAGTCCCACGAACGAAGAGTTCAATAAAGCCATGAATATGAC cgtaaataaatacaaagaaCCAATGAAAGATTTCTTCCAAAAAATTCTTAGTCCAGTTAGCAAAGAAAAGACGAACGTATATGCATATATGTTCCTGTGtgatttctttaatttcttgCTACTCATTTTTGGATTTTCTGCATTTGGG ACACAACAAGGTGACGGTGGTGTTACAGCCTATTTACAAGAAAATCGAGTTCCGATGccgttcttactgatgttaCTGCTACAGTTTGCATTGATAGTTATCGATAGAGCCTTGTTCTTAAAAAAATCAATCGTAGGCAAACTAATTTTCCATTACTTTCTTATATTTGGCGTTCACATTTGGATGTTTTTCATATTGCCAAGCGTTACCGAACG ACAATTCAATGAGAGGCTTCCACCGCAAATTTGGTACATGGTCAAGTGCTTCTACCTCTTGTTAGCGGCTTATCAATTAAGACAAGGCTATCCGACACGAATACTTGGCAACTTCCTTTGCAAGAAATACAGCATTGTCAACTATGTCTTATTCAAAGT ATTCATGTTAGTCCCATTCTTATTCGAATTAAGGGCAGTAATGGACTGGATCTGGACGGACACTTCCATGACGATAATGGATTGGTTCAAAATGGAAGATATTTTCGCCAATATTTATCAAATCAAG TGTATGCGAGGCGTAGAAACGGATTTCCCTCAGCCACGAGGTGTAAAGAAGCAACAAATGAGCAAGTACTTAGTCGGTGGTGGTGCTCTCTTCTTCATGATTGGATTAATATGGTTCCCCTTGCTCTTATTCGCACTTGGTGGCACAGTTGGTGTCTCTAATCTACCCTACGATGTTTCAATGAAAATTAGAATTGGTCCTTATGAACCAATTTACTCTATGTCAGCGCAAAGTAGCTCTATCATCGAATACGACGAAACTGATTTCACGAGATTTTCGAATTTGTACGCGAGAGATAGACCTGCGGTCACTTTCCTGGAGAACTATATACATTCTGATGTCGCTGCCGTGAGATTGAGTGGGTTCTCTCGAAAATTATGGAGTATATCTCCGCCAGACTTAGATAG ACTGATAACAGAACTAGAAGATAATAGCACAACCGTGGTCATACACGTAGAGTGGACAGTGTCTCGAAAAACGGACGCGAAAGATGCCAGTGGGATAACGACACAAGTGAGAGATATAAAATTGCCACCGTATGAAAACAATGAATTTAATCCTGTGAGAAGAACATTAGCTAATATGCTCTCTAGCAATGATTCAACCGTGCATAATGGTACTATCACGTTGCAATATGCGTTTCCCAAGTTTTTGAAAGTGACTGGTCGAACCACTGACGTCGTTCCACAATTAATGCGAATGC CGAAATGGCTTGATGACAATGTAGAGGAAGAGGATGAGAATCATCTGTACAGGGATGTTAGTCTTCATTTATCTACCGACGCAGATTGTTGCGCTCGTCAGAAATGGTGGATCGTTAAAGAAGTTTGCAATGATACTTTATACGATCAGCTATTAAAGAGAGTGCCCTTAAATGACTGCAAGTACATCATGATGTTCTTGTTCAATGATAAAACGTTCCCCGAGGGGTTGAGTTTTATCAGTGGATTTGG AATCTTAGGTTTGTACACTACCGCGGTGATAGTCATAAGTCAAATGATGAGAAAAATAGTCAGTGACATGGCGCCAAAGATTATGTTCGATGACTTACCCTACGTCGATAGAATACTAAGATTATGCTTAGATATTTATTTGGTCCGTGAAAGTGGAGAATTGTGTCTCGAGGAAGACTTGTTCGCCAAATTAATATTCCTCTACAGATCACCGGAGACGTTGATCAG ATGGACAAGGCCACCCGAAGAAGGGGAGAGAACTGACAATGAAGATCAAGATGATGTAGACGAGGATGTTGTGGCGCCAAGAGGGGAATCTCGAGATGTTTCTCGCAGAGAATAA